Part of the Nocardia farcinica genome, TGGCGACCTCGACCACGGCGGTGCCGTCGCCGACCGCGATCCGGCCGTAGGTCGGGGTGCCCGCCGCACCCGCCACGGTGACCGGATGCGGCGCGAGCCCGGCGGCGACGGCGGCGTCGACGCTCCCGTCACCGCCGTCGGCCAGCGGCATGCGCCGGCTCTCGACGCCCGCCGACGCCAAGCCCTGCGCCACGTGGTCGGCCACCTCGGACGCGGTGAGGCTGCCTTTGAACTTGTCGGGGGCGATCAGAACCCGCACCGAGACGTTTCCTATCCGTGATCGGAGGGCAGTGGAATCAGTCCGCGTGCGCCGCGGCGCCGAGCAGATCCCGCACCCGGTTGGCGACCGAGATGAATTCCGGCGTCTCCATGGTGGCGGCGTACTCGCGGTGCGCGGGCAGGTCGACGTCGAGCACTTCGACGATGCGACCCGGCCGCGGACTCATCACCACGACCCGATTGGCCAGGTAGACGGCCTCGGCCACCGAATGGGTGACCAGCAGCACGGTGGTGCCCGTTTCCCGCCAGATCCGATGCAGTTCGACGTTCATCCGCTCCCTGGTGAGCGCGTCGAGCGCGCCGAACGGCTCATCCATCAGCAGCACTTCCGGTTCGTGCAGCAGGGCCCGGCACAGCGAAACCCGCTGCTGCATACCGCCGGAGAGCTCGTGCGGCAATGCGTTCTCGAATCCGGTGAGCCCGGTCATCTCGATCAGACGCGCGCATTCGGCCGCGGCGGCCCGCTTGTTCATGCCGCGCATCTCGGCCTGGAGCAGGATGTTCTTGCGCACGGTCCGCCATTCCAGCAGCGCGGCGCGCTGGAAGACGTAACCGATATTGCGCTGCGGTCCCCGCACGGGGGCGCCGCCGAGTTCGACGCGGCCCTCGCTCGGCTCGGTGAGCCCGGCGACAACTTTCAACAGCGTGGATTTACCGCAGCCGGAGGGACCGACGATCGAGACGAATTCGCCCCGGCCGATCCGTAAATCCACATCGTGCAGTGCGGTGACCTCGCCGCGGTTGGAGGAGAAGCGGACGGTCAGGTCCGCGACCTCGACGGCGGTGTCGGCGATGGTGGTCGGTGTGCTCATGTCGTCCTCGCTCCGGTCACGGCTGGCTGGCGGGGGTGAATGCCGAGTCCCAGTATTTGGCCGGGTCCTCGGCTTTCTCGAGGAGTTTCGCCTCACTGAGCACCTCGACGGTGGCGCGCCAGTTCGCTTCCACGTTGGTTCCCGGCGCCTTGCCCGCGGTCTCGGGCGTGCTGAGCAGCGGGATGGTCTGCTGCCACTGCTCGAGCAACACCGACTGCGGCGGCAGTTGCGGATCCTTGCCCTCCATCGCGGCGACCGCCTGCTCGGGCGCGGCGACGGCGGCGGCGAAAGCCTCACTGGTCGCATCCACCATGGCCTGCACCAGTTCGGGCGAAGACGCGATGGTTTCCTGGTTGGCGATGAGCCCGTTGCTGTAGAAGTTCAGTGCCTGATCCGAATACCGCAGGTAGCGGACTTCTTTGCCGCTCTTGTTCGCGATCGTCGGTCCCTGGTCGTGGGCGAAACCGATCAGCCCGTCGACCCGGCCCGACAGCATCGCCGACATCTTGCCCGCCGAGTCGAGGCTCTGCTGAGTCACCTGGTCGGCGGGCACGCCCGCCTTGTCGAGATACATCGGGAAGGTCGTGGTCGGCGCGTCACCGGCGGAGACGGCGATGGTCTTGCCCGCGAGGTCGGCCGGGGTGCGGATATCCGAATCGGCGAACACCTGCACCGCCGAGGGGGTGGTCTGCAGGAAAACGCCGACGCTTTTGATCTTCACGCCCTTGTCGAT contains:
- a CDS encoding ABC transporter ATP-binding protein — encoded protein: MSTPTTIADTAVEVADLTVRFSSNRGEVTALHDVDLRIGRGEFVSIVGPSGCGKSTLLKVVAGLTEPSEGRVELGGAPVRGPQRNIGYVFQRAALLEWRTVRKNILLQAEMRGMNKRAAAAECARLIEMTGLTGFENALPHELSGGMQQRVSLCRALLHEPEVLLMDEPFGALDALTRERMNVELHRIWRETGTTVLLVTHSVAEAVYLANRVVVMSPRPGRIVEVLDVDLPAHREYAATMETPEFISVANRVRDLLGAAAHAD
- a CDS encoding ABC transporter substrate-binding protein: MTFRTRTRTTIGAAALASILALTGCGGGGTEAKAPGADGATTEVSLMLNWYPYGEHAPFYYGVQEGIFAKHGIDLKISAGQGSTKTAQATGANQTDFGWADTPAVLSNIDKGVKIKSVGVFLQTTPSAVQVFADSDIRTPADLAGKTIAVSAGDAPTTTFPMYLDKAGVPADQVTQQSLDSAGKMSAMLSGRVDGLIGFAHDQGPTIANKSGKEVRYLRYSDQALNFYSNGLIANQETIASSPELVQAMVDATSEAFAAAVAAPEQAVAAMEGKDPQLPPQSVLLEQWQQTIPLLSTPETAGKAPGTNVEANWRATVEVLSEAKLLEKAEDPAKYWDSAFTPASQP